The DNA region CATTGGGAAGAAAGTTACCATTATGGCGGTAATATTGTTAAAATGAGTAAAACCATTAACGATAAAGAAAGCTATTATGGATTAGGTGATAAACCAGAACATTTAAACTTAAAAGGAAAGCGTTTTGAAAATTGGGTTACAGATAGTTATGCGTTTGGTAAACATACAGATCCAATTTATAAAGCCATTCCGTTTTACACTGGATTACATCATAATAAATCTTACGGGATATTTTTTGATAATTCGTTTAGATCATATTTTGATTTTGGTCAGGAACGAAGACACGTTACAAGCTTTTGGGCACAAGGTGGAGAAATGAATTATTATTTCATTTACGGTCCTAAAATGAATGATGTCATAGAAAGTTACACAGATTTAACAGGAAAACCACATCAATTACCACCGTTATGGGCTTTAGGATTTCATCAATGTAAATGGAGTTATTACCCAGAAAGTGAAGTAAAAGAGATAACATCTACTTTTAGAAAATTACAAATCCCATGTGATGCTATTTATTTAGATATAGATTATATGGATGGATTTAGATGTTTTACATGGAATAAAGAATATTTTCCTGATCCAAAACGAATGGTTGCCGAGTTGGCTGCAGAAGGATTTAAAACCGTTGCCATTATAGATCCAGGAATTAAAATAGATAAAGAATATTCGGTGTTTAAAGAGGCTTTAGACAACGATTATTTTTGCAAAAGAGCAGATGGACCTTACATGAAAGGAAAAGTTTGGCCAGGTGAGTGTTATTTTCCAGATTTTACAAAACCAGAAGTTAGAGATTGGTGGTCAGGATTATTTAAAGAATTAATAGAAGATATTGGTGTAAAAGGTGTTTGGAATGACATGAACGAACCAGCAGTAATGGAAGTTCCAAATAAAACATTTCCGGATGATGTAAGACATGATTACGACGGTAATCCTTGCAGTCATCGTAAAGCACATAATATTTATGGTATGCAAATGGCAAGAGCAACGTACCATGGATTAAAAAAGTTTAATTATCCAAAACGTCCGTTTGTAATTACTAGATCTGCTTATTCTGGGACACAAAGATATACATCTACTTGGACAGGCGATAATGTTGCAACTTGGGAACATTTAAATATTGCAAATATTCAAGCACAAAGAATGGCAATGTCTGGATTTAGTTTTGTTGGAAGTGATATTGGTGGTTTTGCAGAACAGCCTCAAAGCGAACTTTTTACACGCTGGATACAGTTAGGTGTTTTTCATCCGTTTTGTCGTGTTCATTCTTCTGGTGATCATGGTAATCAAGAACCTTGGGCTTTTGACGAAGATGTAACCAATATTGTTAGAAAATTTATAGAATTACGCTATCAGCTATTACCATATCTATATACTGCTTTTTGGAAATTAGTAGAGCAAGGTACACCTTTATTAAAATCGTTAGTACTTTTTGATCAAGAAGATCCGCAAACACATTACAGAACAGACGAATTTATTTATGGTAATAAAATCTTAGTTTGTCCAGTACAAGAACCAAATGCTAAAGGTAGAAGAATGTATATTCCTAGAGGAAAATGGTATAACTTTTGGACCGAAGAAGTGGTAGAAGGAGGAAAAGAAAAATGGGTAGATGCAGAGATAGATAGTATGCCAATTTTTGTAAAAGAAGGTGCAATAATCCCTAAATACCCAATACAGCAACACGTAAAAGAAAAACAAATAGATCAAGTCACCTTAGATGTATATTATAAAGAAGGCAAAGAGCAATCAGAATTATACGATGATGCTCACGATGGTTACGATTACACAAAAGGAAGATATAGTTATAGGACTTTTAAATTAACAGGTAAGTCTAACGAGTTAATAATACAGCAACATAAAGAAGGTAAATACGAAGCGCCTTATCAAACTTTTAAACTAAATTTACACGGTTTGCCATTTACTATAAACGAAATACAAATTGATAACGAAAAAATAGAATTATCACATTTAAAAGAAAATGGTACAACAGTTATGACTGTAGATAAAAACTTTTCAGAAATTCATTTAATTGGACATTAAAAGTAAATTTTAACCGATTATAGATGAAATTTGTATTTTATCGAAATAAGTACGTGTCAATCCTATCTAAATAGAGATAAAATTGTTTAACTTTTTGTAAATTTATGACAATAGCTAAAAATACTATTTATGAAATATAAAAATCCAATAATTATAGCCTTTACATTGTTAATGTTTTTGTCATGTTCTACAAATCCATTTACAGGTAAAAAAACATTAGCATTAATACCAAATTCTCAATTATTTCCAACTTCATTTTCACAATACAATCAAGTATTATCTGAAGGAAAAGTAATTACAGGAACACAAGAGTCCGAAATGATTAAACGTGTTGGTCAACGTATTGCTGTAGCTGCAGAACGTTGGTTAAATGCAAACGGAAAAACAGGTTATTTAAACGATTATAAATGGGAATATAACCTAATACAAGAAGATGTGGTAAATGCTTGGTGTATGCCAGGTGGTAAAATAGCATTTTACACAGGAATATTACCAGTTGCTCAAAACGAAACTGCAATAGCAGTAATTATGGGACATGAAGTAGCACATGCGTTAGCAAACCATGGTCAACAACGTATGAGTGCTGGTATGTTACAACAAGGATTAGCTGTAGCAGGAAATATTGCCATTAAAGATGAAAAATCTAGAAATGCATTTAATCAATATTACGGTATTGGATCACAAGTTGGTGTAATGTTACCATTTAGTAGAAGCCATGAGACAGAGGCAGATAGAATAGGATTGTATCTTACAGCAATAGCAGGATATAATCCAGATGAAGGTGCAGAATTATGGAAGCGAATGGCACAAGCAAGTGGAGGACAAGCGCCACCAGAAATTTTAAGTACGCATCCGGCAAATCAAACAAGAATAAATAACCTTACAGCACTGTCGCCTCAAGCAAAAGCTGAAGCAAAAAAGTTTGGAGTAAGTGCTTTTAGACCAATTGGTAATTATTAGTATTATTAAAAAATAATTAATTAATTTCGAAGCTGTTCTTTAATTAGAGCAGCTTTGTTATTTTTATGGCAACTAACCAATTCTAACCTATGGAAAACCTTCAAAAAGGAAGTAAAAAACTATTAAATGCTTGGGCATTTTACGATTGGGCAAATTCAGTTTACACGTTAACTATTGCATCTTCAATATTTCCTATTTTTTATTCGGCATTATTTATAAATCAAACAGAAAAAATAGTACCAGCGTTTGGATTTGATTTTAAAAGTACTGCGTTAATAACGTTTATTACAGCTTTTACGTTTTTAGTTGTAGCATTTACCTCTCCAATATTATCGGGTATTGCAGATTATGTAGGGAATAAAAAAAACTTTCTGAAATTTTTCTGTTACGTTGGTGGTTTTGGTTGTATAGGATTATATTTTTTCAGTTTAGAAAATATTTATATCAGTCTGTTATTCTATTTTATGGGATTAATAGGATATTGGGGAAGTTTGGTATTTTACAACTCATACTTACCAGATATAGCTTATCCAGAACAGCAAGATAGTATTAGTGCAAAAGGATTTAGTATGGGATATATTGGTAGTGTAACACTACTAGTTATTAATTTGGTAATGGTTATGTATCCTAATGTTTTTTTTATCGCTGATGAAGTTTTAGAAAACGGACAAATTGTTCAATCAGCATCTCAAGTGGCAATGCGTTACTCTTTTGTAATGGTTGGTATTTGGTGGATTGGATTTAGTCAATATAGTTTTTATTGGTTACCTAAAGGAACTTCTACAGGACAAAAAGTTACTAAAGATGTGGTTTTAAACGGTTTTAAAGAACTTAAAATAGTTTGGAGAGCATTAAAACAAAACATAGTTCTTAAAAAATATTTACAATCGTTTTTTGTGTTTAGTATGGCTGTTCAAACTATTATGTTGGTAGCAGTATATTTTGGTGAAGAAGAAATTAATTGGGGAAGTGACGATGCTAAAACAATGGGTTTAATTGTAAGTATTTTAATCATACAATTAATAGCTATTTTAGGTGCAATTTTAACATCTAGAGCATCATCTAAATTTGGAAATATAAAAACATTAATTGCGATTAATTTTATATGGATGAGTTTATGTTTTTATGCTTATTTCATGGAATCGCCTATGCAATTTTATATTGCTGCAGCTTCAGTTGGATTTGTTATGGGAGGAATACAAAGTTTAGCACGATCTACATACTCTAAATTTTTGCCAGAAACTAAAGATACGACCTCTTACTTTAGCTTTTTTGATGTTGCTGAAAAAATAGGAATTGTAATAGGTATGTTAATTTACGGAACAATAGATCAAGTTACAGGAAGTATGAGAAATTCTATTTTATTCTTATTTATCTTTTTCTTAATTGGCATATTCTTACTTTTTAGAGTATTAAAGCAACAAAAATTAGAATAAATCTTTATGTTTGTAATCACAAAGAACATAATTATGAAACTATCTACTCTTACTTTTTTAGCACTATTTATTCTACTAACAGCTTTTACTTGTGAAAATGAACCTTTAGAAGGTGATTTTGTTGTAGAAGAATCTAATGACGGAAATACAAACAATCCTAATAACGTAGCATTAGAAGGAACTTGGTTATTAACAGCATGGAATAGTGATAATCCTGTAGATATTAATAATGATGGTACAGCTAGTACAAATTTATTAGCAGAATTTAATTGCTATAATAATGAAACTTTAGTTTTTACTTCTAATGGAATGGGAAGTGCAAACAGTACGTCTTATGCAGATTTTTCTTTTGAAATTGAAGTGGGAACAACAGATAGTTATATTTACTCTGTAGACTGTATACAAGAGACAGAAATATCACCTTTTACATGGATACAATCTGGTAATAATGTAGCAATAAGTGTTACTGGCGGAGTAACAACTAACTGGACCTTAACCAATAATCAATTATCTATTTTAATTCCTGAAGGTTTTATGGCTTTTAGTGAAGACTTTACTACAACAGTGACCGAAGATTTAACTTTTGTTTATACCAAACAATAAGTATAGCATAATAAAAAAAAGCCACTATTTAAATAGTGGCTTTTTTTATGTAATTAAAATTTTACTAGTTACTTATATCTCCAGAACCAGTTACTTTTTTATTTACTTTTTCTGGATGTCCTTTGTATTCAATATCACCAGATCCAGTAACTTTTGCATCTAATTCTTTTTTTGCAATTACTTCTATGTCACCAGATCCTGTAACTTTAGCTTTAGTATGATTTGCCTCTAATCTAGCTCCGTGAAAATCTCCAGATCCTGTAACTGTAACATCTAATAGATTTGTTACACCTGTTAAAGTTAAATCTCCAGATCCTGTAACTGTTGCTTCTATATCGCTTGCTTCTACATCTAAAGTAATATCACCAGATCCTGATATTTTAGACTTAAAATTTCTAGATTTTATAGTTGTATTTGTAGTTACATCTCCAGATCCGGATAAACTAACTTCATCTATATCTTGATAAGGAATTATAATTTTTATTGTTTTATTAAAACTAGGTCTTAGGTTAATATTGTTTTCAATTTTAATAATTAATGTACTGCCTTGTGTTTCTGTAATGATATAATCCAATAGATTACTTTCTCCTTCAAGAGTAATGTTACCTTCTTTACCATTTACTAAATTAAAGTCCATCCAACCAGCTAATTTTATTTGATCATAGCTAGATGTAGTTTTTGTTATTGTAGTAACATTACCGTTTCCTTTTATTTTTTTGTTTCCCCATTGTGCGTAACTACAATTAAAGCTTAACACAGTAATTACTGTAATTAAAGAGATTTTAAACGTTTTCATTTGTTTAGATATTTATAGATTAATAGTTTATTTATTGTCAAAAGTCACACTACCGTAATCGGAGTTTATTCTAATCAGGTTTCCAGAGCTACTTTTTAAGTTATACCCTTTATAGTGTTTGCTTGTAGATTTTACATCTCTTAAATTAAATTCAAAATCGTCATCACCACTAAGTCCGCCATAGTCTAAATCGATTTCAAAATCAAATGCATATTGGCTATCTATTCCAATTTTAATACCAACGTAATCAGAATCTATAAACACATTTCTAGCGTTTTTGGTCATTTTTTCAATTTTTATAGAGCCATAATCAGCTTCAATAGAAATGTTTTTATAAACATCACCAACAACAACAGTCAGGTAATCACCGTTTCCTTTTAAATTATTGATATTGTTAACTCTTAAACTTCCGTAATCGCAATTGTAATTAACGTTTTCGGCAATTTCTATTAAAGAATTTGTGTAATCTGCAATAATATCCAATTGTTTAGCTTTTGCTACTGTATAACCGCTGTAATCAGCATTAATTCGTCCTTTATTTATGTATTCAAAATAGCTGTTATTTGTATAGTCAAAAGTAAGGTTGTTAGTTGTGCCTAATAACTCTTTAGTAGTTATTTTACCATAATCACAGTTAATAGTGGCGTTACCTTCTAAAGTTCCTAAATTTATGCTGCCATAATCGTTGGTTAGGTCTACATTATTGGTTTTTGGCATTTTAACTAAATAGTTAATTTTAATATTTACGTTGTTTTTACTATTCCAATTCCACCAAGAACTTTTTTTAGAAGTACCTATTCTTGTTTGCGCAGAAACATAAGTATCGTTTGCAGAAAAATCTACTGTAATATCATCTAGTTTTTCTTGAACATCTTCAAGATCGTTACCGTTTGTAGAAATTATTATTTCAAAAACAATTTTGTTTTGATCCCAAGTAACAATATCAAGATTGCCATATTTGTTATCAATTTTTAGTGTTGCGTTGCTGCTAACATCGTAAGATTTATTAATTGTTTTTTTCTTGGTGTGTTTGCCTTCCCAATTGGTCAAATTATTTGCTGTAATTAATACAGGAAATAAGAGAAGTAGAGTTAGGTTATATAGTAGTTTCATAATTATTTTGTTTAAGTTCTTTTTGGTCTTCTATGTATTGTAAAGTGGTTTTTAAAATATCTATTCGGTTTTGAAAGTTGGTAATCATTGCAAAAATCACAAGCTGATCTTCACCACTTTCATTAAGGCTAATTTTAAGTTGTTCGTATTCTTTTTCTAGTTCTTCTAATCTAAACATAGCATCTTTTATAATTGCTTTTGTATCTTCAGTTTGTACGTTTTTAAGTTTATTTAATTCAAAAGCAATTGTACTTGTAAAAAAATGTTGGGTTTCTGCCATTTCTGGAGAAACACTTGCTAAATCGTATACAGGTTGTTCTGTTTTTAAAGCAAAACTTATGGTTACTATTAAAACAATTGTTGCAGCAACAGCCAATAGAGGTTTTAAATAACTTTTAGTTGTCTTAGCAACTTGTTGTTGGTTATTTAGTTTGTTTAAAAATCTATCTTGATGACCAATTGTAGGATTTTGTGTATCCCATTGGTTATTTAATCTATCAAATAGTTGATCTAAATTATCTTTGCTCATAATAATTAGTATAACTGTTCTAGTTTTTTTCTTAAGCTATTTTTTGCTCTAGAAATCATTGTTCTACAATTAGCATAGCTAATGTTTAGTACATCACCAATTTCTTCGTAATCGTAACCTTCAATTAAATTTAATGTAAGTACGACTTTATAATTTGGTTTTAAATGGTTTAAAGTTTCAAGTACTTGTTGCGCTTTTATAGATGTAAAATCTGTTTGATTATCTACACCTTGATGGTCTTCTACTTTATACATTACATGATCTAAGTTTACATCTAAATGCTTGTTTTTATTAAATGCATGTATGCTATTGTTAATTACTATTCGTTTTAACCAACCACCAAAAGTACTTTTATCTTTTAGCGTATCTAGTTTTGAAAACGCTGTAATAAAAGAGTCTTGCATAATATCTTCAGCTTCAAAACTATTATTTACAATCCTAAAAGACGTGTTATACATAGCATGGTAATATCTATTGTAAAGCTCAATTTGAGCTTTTTGATTACCAGTTATACATAGCATAACAAGCTGTTTTGTATTGTGATTAGTTAGTGACAAATAATTGATGGTTTGTTATTAAGAGTTAAATTAATAATCATTGTTACACTTTTTAGATTTTTTTTTAAAATTATTTAAAAAGCTTAGTAAATAGTAATGTTTTAAATTACGGTTAATATGGCACGTTAATTGAATTTTATTAGCATATACATAATCTTTAAATCATGTTATAGTAAACATTATCAATGGTTTAGGTTGTGTTTTGTAAATAACTATTAAAAGTAAAAAGGTGAAAATGTTATAAATCTGTGACATTTTGACCTAAAACATATCTATGAAAAAATCTAATTTTATATCACTTGACAGTTTGTCATTACAGGATTTTGACGAAAATTCAGAATTAATTCCATTAATGACACCTGAAGATGAAGAAAAAATAAACAAAGAAGAATTACCAGCAAGTTTACCAATTTTATCTTTACGTAATACGGTGTTATTTCCAGGTGTAGTTATTCCTATTACTGCAGGAAGAGATAAATCTATAAAACTAATTAACGACGCCAATAAAGGCGGAAAAGTAATTGGTGTTGTAGCACAAAAAGATGAAGACGTAGAAGATCCAAAAGCTGCAGATATCAATCAAGTTGGTACTGTTGCAAGAATTTTAAAGGTATTAAAAATGCCTGATGGTAACACAACCGTGATTATTCAAGGTAAAAAACGCTTTAAGATAGATCAAGTTATTACAGAAGATCCTTATATACAAGCAACAATTACCGAAGTAGCAAAAGCAACGCCTGCGCCAAAAACAGAAGAATTTAATGCAATTATAGATAGTATTAAAGACTTAGCTGTGCAAATTATCAAGGATAGTCCAAACATACCTACAGAAGCGACGTTTGCTATAAAAAATATAGAAAGCGAATCGTTTTTAATCAACTTTGTGTCTTCTAATATGAATTTAACAGTAGAAGAAAAACAAAAGTTATTAGAAATAGATGATCTTCAAGATAGAGCATTAGAAACGTTACGTTACATGAATATCGAACTTCAAAAACTGGAGTTAAAAAACGATATACAATCCAAAGTACAAAGTGACTTAAATCAGCAACAACGTGAGTATTTCTTAAATCAGCAATTAAAAACCATTCAAGAAGAATTAGGTGGCGGAAATGCTGAAGAAATTGAAGAAATGAAAACTCGTGCCAAATCTAAAAACTGGGACGAAAAAGTGGCAAAGCATTTTGAAAAGGAATTATCTAAAATGCAAAGAATGAATCCGCAAGTTGCCGAGTATTCTATTCAACGTAACTATTTAGATTTATTTTTAGACTTACCGTGGAACGAGTTTAGCGAAGATAAATTTGATTTAAAACGCGCACAAAAAATATTAGATCGTGATCATTATGGTTTAGACGATGTTAAAAAACGTATCATAGAGCATTTAGCAGTTTTAAAATTGCGAAATGATATGAAATCGCCAATTATCTGTCTATACGGTCCACCAGGAGTTGGTAAAACATCTTTAGGAAAATCTATTGCAGAAGCTTTAGGTAGAGAATACGTGCGTATTAGTTTAGGAGGATTACGTGATGAGGCAGAAATTAGAGGTCACCGTAAAACATACATTGGTGCAATGCCAGGTCGTATTATACAAAGTCTTAAAAAAGCAGGAACTTCAAATCCGGTTTTTGTATTAGATGAAATTGATAAGTTGTCAAATTCGCATCAAGGTGATCCTTCTTCAGCATTATTAGAAGTGTTAGATCCAGAGCAAAATAGCGAGTTTCATGATAACTTCTTAGAAATGGGTTACGACCTATCAAAAGTAATGTTTATTGCCACTTCAAATAGTTTAAATACCATTCAGCCAGCATTAAGAGACCGTATGGAAATCATTAATGTTACAGGTTATACTATCGAAGAAAAAGTTGAAATAGCTAAGCGTCACTTACTACCTAAACAGTTAAAAGAACACGGTTTAAGTGATAAAGATTTAAAAATTGGTAAAGCTCAGTTAGAAAAAATAGTTGAAGGTTACACACGCGAATCTGGTGTACGTGGATTAGAAAAACAAATAGCAAAAATGGTGCGTCACGCAGCAAAAAATATTGCTATGGAAGAAGAGTACAACATTAAGGTAACTAACCAAGATGTAATAGATGTACTTGGCGGACCAAAATTAGAGCGTGATAAATACGAGAATAATAACGTTGCAGGTGTAGTTACAGGATTGGCTTGGACACGTGTTGGCGGTGATATATTATTTATAGAATCTATTTTGTCTAAAGGAAAAGGAGCAATGACAATTACCGGTAATTTAGGTAAAGTCATGAAAGAGTCTGCGACAATTGCTATGGAATATATTAAAGCAAATGCCGAAATTTTAGGAATAAAATCAGATGTCTTTAATAATTATAACGTTCATATTCACGTACCAGAAGGCGCAACTCCAAAAGATGGACCAAGCGCAGGAGTAACTATGTTAACGTCTTTAGTGTCATTATTTACTCAAAAGAAAGTAAAAAAGAGCATAGCAATGACTGGAGAAATTACACTTCGTGGGAAAGTTTTGCCAGTTGGTGGAATAAAAGAAAAAATTCTAGCTGCAAAACGCGCAAGAATTAAAGAAATATTACTTTGCGAAGACAATAGACGTGACATAGAAGAAATCAAGCCAGAGTATTTAAAAGGTCTTACATTTCACTATGTAACAGATATGAAAGATGTAATAGATATAGCGATAACTAATACAAAAGTTAAAAACGCTAAAACATTATAATTTTTATATAAAAATGAAATATTTTCTATTGGTTGCCATAAGTATGGCAACCTTTTCTGTTAAAGGACAAAATAGTGATCAGATAAATATAATTCTTGATGGTCAACCAGCTGTTTTAAATGTTAAAACAGGCGAAACTAAGTTGCTAAATGGACAAACTATTAAGGAAGGAGTAGTAGTATCCAAAGGTGATTCAGAAAATATTATAACAATACATGCTGTTTTAAAAGGCGAAACGCTTTACAGTATTTCTAAAACGTATGGAATTAGTATTGCACAATTAAAAGCAGTAAACAATCTATCCAATAATATTATAAATGTAAACCAAACTTTAAAAATTGGTTATGATAGTTCAAGAGAAATTAAAAACTATTGGAAAGTAAAAAAAGGAGATACTTTATATGCAATTGCTAGGCAAACAGGTTTGTCGGTAGATGTAATAAAACGAATAAATAATTTACAAAACAACATTATAAAAATAGATCAGGTGTTGTTGTTAAAGTAATTAAAATCAATGCTTTATATTTGCTTTGGCAAACTTTAATTATTTCATATGAAACGCTTAATACTTATCTCATTTTTATTAATTTTTCAATTCAGTTTCAGTCAAGAAAATGAAGAGTTTTTACCAATCGTGATAGAAGGTCAAGATGCTTTTTTATCTACAAAAACAGGCGAATATGTACTTTTAGATCATGATAATACCAACCCAAAAGAGTTAAAAACTACAGCAAGTGGTGTTGTTTATAACGATATAAAAATTCATGAAATTAAAAAAGGTGAAACCTTAAGTAAAATAGCCAAACAATACAATGTAGATGTAAATCAATTAATGGAAGATAATGACTTGTCTTCTAAAAAATTAGATTTAAACCAAAAGCTAAAAATTATAATTAAAAAATTAATTCCTTCAAGTAGTCCAACTATTAGTTATTCTGGTGACGAAAGAATTGTAGCAAGACTACAACCGGGACAATCACCATCTACCTTATCGCCGCCACCAGTAAATAATAAACCAAATGCGACAACAAATAAAAGCGCACAAAACACTTTGTCAAAACCAATTTTGATACCTAACACTTCAGAAAATAATGAAACTGATGAGGTAAAAAAAGCAAAATTAGAATTGTTAGAAGCGCAAAAGAAGTTGGAAGAGGCAAAGCTTAAAGCTTCTAAAGAAAATCAACTACCAGAATATCATACCATAAAAAAGAACGAAACCTTTTATAGTATAGCTAAACAATACAATTTAACAGTTCAAGAGTTAAAGCAATTAAATAAAGTAGATATTAATAACCTTAAAATAGGACAAAAGATTAAATTACGTTAAAAAAATAAATCAACTATAATATCGTTTTAAAAGAGATTTATTTATTTTGCAGCGTTTATGTATAAAAAAATTGTCCCACTAGTACTATTCTTTTTTAGCACGTATTGTTTTTCGCAATTAGGTGGACAATCTACATATCAATTTTTAAATTTAGTTGCTTCGCCGCGTCAAGCAGCGCTTGGTGGTAAAGTCTTAACCAATGTAGACTATGATGTGACACAAGCATTATATAACCCTTCTACTATTAATGTAAATATGGATAACCAATTTGCATTAAACTACAGTAGCTATTTAGGCGGAATAAACTACGGTACTGCTGCATATGCCTATACTTGGGACAGACGTACGCAAACCTTTCATGCTGGAGTAACCTATATTAATTATGGTGATTTTGATGGTTATGACGAGCAAGGAAATCC from Mesoflavibacter profundi includes:
- a CDS encoding LysM peptidoglycan-binding domain-containing protein, whose translation is MKRLILISFLLIFQFSFSQENEEFLPIVIEGQDAFLSTKTGEYVLLDHDNTNPKELKTTASGVVYNDIKIHEIKKGETLSKIAKQYNVDVNQLMEDNDLSSKKLDLNQKLKIIIKKLIPSSSPTISYSGDERIVARLQPGQSPSTLSPPPVNNKPNATTNKSAQNTLSKPILIPNTSENNETDEVKKAKLELLEAQKKLEEAKLKASKENQLPEYHTIKKNETFYSIAKQYNLTVQELKQLNKVDINNLKIGQKIKLR